A window of the Lolium perenne isolate Kyuss_39 chromosome 7, Kyuss_2.0, whole genome shotgun sequence genome harbors these coding sequences:
- the LOC127313942 gene encoding fasciclin-like arabinogalactan protein 14 codes for MAPPKLSLVVLLFLLFPATGSANAADAGPADAAPGGFNITEILDRYPEFRLFSYLLGKTRVAREINRRNSVTVLAPANSDVDWLLRRSARLPRAALLELLSVHVVLDYYDAAKLAALPRGAGARPVVATTLYQTFGPTAGDKAGFLTITPAPNGGAVFSSAAPGALVSATFKKAITARPYNISVLQISNFVVPPGVITKPRTPPPPPKRMSSMAVAPSPAPVPAPLPCPPVTMPVEVEPMEEIPAAAPAPSQGYVVRAVMGGWSGVGMALGMACVLAHL; via the coding sequence ATGGCGCCTCCCAAGCTCTCCCTGGtcgtgctcctcttcctcctcttcccggcCACCGGCAGCGCCAACGCCGCGGACGCCGGCCCCGCCGACGCTGCCCCGGGCGGCTTCAACATCACGGAGATCCTGGACCGGTACCCGGAGTTCCGGCTCTTCAGCTACCTCCTCGGCAAGAcccgtgtggcgcgcgagatcaaCCGCCGCAACTCCGTCACCGTCCTCGCGCCCGCCAACTCCGACGTCGACTGGCTCCTCCGCCGCAGCGCCAGGCTCCCACGTGCTGCGCTCCTCGAGCTCCTCTCCGTCCACGTCGTCCTCGACTACTACGACGCCGCCAAGCTGGCCGCCCTGCCCCGCGGCGCCGGCGCGCGCCCCGTCGTCGCCACCACGCTGTACCAGACCTTCGGCCCCACCGCCGGCGACAAGGCCGGGTTCCTCACCATCACCCCCGCGCCCAACGGCGGCGCGGTGTTCTCCTCGGCGGCCCCGGGAGCGCTCGTGAGCGCCACgttcaagaaggccatcaccgccAGGCCCTACAACATCTCCGTGCTCCAGATCAGCAACTTCGTCGTGCCGCCCGGGGTCATCACCAAGCCGCGCaccccgccaccgccgccgaagaGGATGAGCTCCATGGCCGTCGCGCCGAGCCCCGCGCCGGTGCCGGCCCCGCTCCCGTGCCCGCCGGTGACGATGCCCGTGGAGGTGGAGCCTATGGAGGAGATCCCCGCGGCCGCGCCGGCGCCGTCGCAGGGCTACGTGGTGCGGGCGGTGATGGGAGGGTGGTCCGGCGTCGGCATGGCGCTCGGGATGGCGTGCGTGTTGGCGCATTTGTAG
- the LOC139834024 gene encoding uncharacterized protein, with product MDPCVLFLMDDYSSSDDSNLEDFFNDDIEQTVVILAAKETLDMRPQKLKGSSMGRLCIPRNHALGHNMLMQDYFAEVPTYPSHLFHRRYRMRQSLSNKIIDTCGSNNRYFKRKRTAAGLVGFSARQKISVFMRIFAYGIPVDYADESHLLARLAKGDAPACNYNIDGRDYTMGYYLVDGIYSDWVTFVKSIKVPMAEFAKARGGPKRL from the exons ATGGACCCGTGCGTGCTCTTCTTGATGGATGATTATTCCTCCTCCGACGACTCCAATTTGGAGGATTTTTTCAACGATGACATCGAGCAAACGGTCGTAATCCTTGCAGCGAAGGAGACCTTGGACATGAGGCCACAGAAGCTGAAGGGGTCATCCATGGGGCGGCTGTGCATCCCCCGCAACCACGCTCTTGGGCACAATATGCTCATGCAGGATTACTTTGCCGAGGTACCCACATACCCGTCTCATCTCTTTCACCGCCGGTACCGAATGCGTCAATCTTTGTCCAACAAGATCATTGACACATGCGGGAGCAATAATCGCTATTTCAAGCGCAAGAGAACTGCGGCCGGGCTCGTAGGATTTAGTGCTCGCCAAAAGATATCCGTATTCATGCGCATCTTTGCCTACGGCATTCCGGTGGACTATGCCGATGA ATCCCACCTTCTTGCCCGGCTAGCTAAAGGTGATGCTCCGGCTTGCAACTACAACATCGATGGGAGGGACTACACAATGGGGTACTACCTTGTCGATGGTATATACTCGGATTGGGTTACATTTGTGAAGAGCATCAAAGTCCCAATGGCAGAGTTTGCAAAAGCAAGAGGTGGCCCAAAAAGACTTTAA
- the LOC127311753 gene encoding probable small nuclear ribonucleoprotein F, which yields MATVPVNPKPFLNNLTGKPVIVKLKWGMEYKGYLVSVDSYMNLQLANTEEYIDGQFSGNLGEILIRCNNVMYLRGVPEDTEIEDAE from the exons ATGGCG ACTGTGCCTGTTAACCCTAAGCCATTCTTAAATAACTTAACCGGGAAGCCTGTCATCGTCAAGCTGAAGTGGGGGATGGAGTACAAAG gatatcttgtttcAGTGGACTCATACATGAATCTGCAG CTTGCTAATACTGAGGAATACATCGACGGGCAGTTCTCTGGAAATTTGGGTGAGATACTGATAAG GTGCAACAATGTTATGTACCTCCGAGGTGTTCCAGAGGACACAGAGATCGAAGATGCAGAGTGA
- the LOC127311752 gene encoding putative F-box protein At4g09190, whose protein sequence is MTRRSTMPDRRRTNLFEHLPEEIIDKILIQLPSKDVGRCRAVSTSWRSITSTPEFMLEHRRRQPSLPIINGNGRPASLVVIRDTGSNQQLWPFLPGFEHRSKSDLRASCDGLLVIRHLTRYYIRNPVTREHAFLPQLQVGQGFFNNIIGFYRHRPTGEYTVLWVSKSRDLSSKSSLHALTVGSEEPRHVAVTMIGVSSPSMEHKLLVEICPLSSSPPPVHHRGSLHWFPYGGCPILGDVGDDIIVFDTEAESFRRMRGPTQLCSNRKLFDMKGALAFWGSPAPGYNTIDVWMVQDYEAGIWDFKFRINPSTVEVSRQIYLASSKRKRKATLDSTVRWFSDMVVLNERELLIKFNNKLVFRYDIGGEFLGMVNLGKRQYCMLLTQHRLQESIIPIPSHWRQGEDEEAYLNVQHSWYALPLDSEHSFCS, encoded by the coding sequence ATGACTCGACGGAGCACCATGCCGGACAGGAGACGCACGAACCTGTTTGAGCACTTGCCCGAGGAGATCATCGACAAGATACTGATCCAGTTGCCGTCCAAGGACGTCGGCCGGTGTCGAGCCGTCAGCACGTCGTGGCGCAGCATCACCTCCACGCCGGAATTCATGCTCGAGCACCGCCGCCGCCAGCCATCGCTCCCGATCATCAACGGGAACGGGCGGCCGGCCAGTCTGGTCGTCATCCGCGACACCGGCTCCAATCAGCAGCTCTGGCCCTTCCTACCGGGCTTCGAACACCGCTCCAAGAGCGACCTCCGCGCCAGCTGCGACGGCTTGCTCGTCATCCGCCACTTAACCCGATACTACATCCGTAACCCGGTCACCCGCGAACATGCGTTCCTGCCCCAGCTTCAGGTTGGGCAAGGCTTCTTCAACAACATAATCGGGTTCTACCGGCACCGTCCGACCGGAGAATACACGGTGCTCTGGGTCTCGAAGTCACGCGACTTGTCGTCTAAATCCAGCTTACACGCCCTCACGGTGGGATCCGAGGAGCCGAGACATGTTGCGGTCACAATGATAGGAGTCTCGTCGCCTTCCATGGAACATAAGCTACTCGTGGAGATATGCCCTTTATCTTCGTCTCCACCCCCGGTCCACCACCGCGGCAGCCTGCACTGGTTTCCTTATGGTGGCTGTCCCATTTTGGGGGACGTCGGAGATGACATTATTGTGTTCGACACGGAAGCCGAGTCGTTCCGGCGGATGCGTGGTCCCACCCAGCTGTGCTCTAATAGGAAGTTGTTCGACATGAAGGGGGCGCTCGCTTTCTGGGGAAGCCCGGCTCCCGGTTACAACACTATAGATGTCTGGATGGTGCAGGATTACGAGGCTGGGATCTGGGATTTCAAGTTCCGGATCAACCCGTCAACCGTGGAGGTATCACGGCAAATTTATTTAGCTTCttccaaaaggaaaaggaaagcaACACTCGATTCAACGGTGCGATGGTTCAGTGATATGGTTGTGCTCAACGAGCGCGAGCTGCTGATCAAGTTTAACAATAAACTTGTGTTTCGCTATGACATTGGTGGCGAGTTCTTAGGAATGGTGAACCTCGGAAAGAGGCAATATTGTATGTTGCTTACTCAGCACCGCCTCCAAGAGAGCATCATTCCAATTCCGTCCCACTGGAGGCAAGGAGAAGATGAGGAGGCATATCTGAATGTTCAACACTCCTGGTATGCTTTGCCCTTGGATTCAGAGCATTCCTTTTGTTCTTAG
- the LOC127311750 gene encoding 4-coumarate--CoA ligase 4, translating into MGSIAADAPPAELVFRSKLPDIEIPTHLTLQDYCFERLPDHSARACLIDGATGAALTYADVDALTRRCAAGLRRLGVRKGDVVMALLRNCPEFAFVFLGAARLGAATTTANPFYTPHEIHRQASAAGARVIVTEACAVEKVRAFAAERGIPVVSVDEGVDGGCLPFAETLLGEESGERFVDEAVDPDDVVALPYSSGTTGLPKGVMLTHRSLVTSVAQQVDGENPNLHFSSSDVLLCVLPLFHIYSLNSVLLAGLRAGCAIVIMRKFDHGALVDLVRAHGVTVAPFVPPIVVEIAKSVRVTAADLASIRLVMSGAAPMGKELQDAFMAKIPNAVLGQGYGMTEAGPVLAMCLAFAKEPFAVKSGSCGTVVRNAELKIVDPDTGASLGRNLPGEICIRGKQIMKGYLNDPVATKNTIDKDGWLHTGDIGYVDDDDEIFIVDRLKEIIKYKGFQVPPAELEALLITHPEIKDAAVVSMQDELAGEVPVAFVVRTEGSEISENEIKQFVAKEVVFYKRICKVFFADSIPKSPSGKILRKDLRAKLAAGIPSSNTTQSKS; encoded by the exons ATGGGCTCCATCGCGGCGGACGCGCCTCCCGCGGAGCTGGTGTTCCGGTCCAAGCTCCCGGACATCGAGATCCCGACCCACCTGACGCTGCAGGACTACTGCTTCGAGCGCCTGCCGGACCACTCCGCGCGCGCCTGCCTCATCGACGGCGCCACGGGCGCCGCGCTCACCTACGCCGACGTGGACGCCCTCACGCGCCGCTGCGCCGCGGGCCTCCGCCGCCTGGGGGTCCGCAAGGGCGACGTCGTCATGGCGCTGCTCCGCAACTGCCCCGAGTTCGCCTTCGTGTTCCTCGGCGCGGCCCGGCtcggcgccgccaccaccaccgccaaccCGTTCTACACGCCCCACGAGATCCACCGCCAGGCCAGCGCCGCCGGGGCCAGGGTCATCGTCACCGAGGCCTGCGCCGTCGAGAAGGTGCGCGCCTTCGCCGCCGAGAGAGGGATTCCCGTCGTCTCCGTCGACGAGGGCGTCGACGGCGGCTGCCTCCCGTTCGCCGAGACTCTGCTCGGGGAAGAAAGCGGGGAGCGGTTCGTCGACGAGGCGGTCGACCCCGACGACGTGGTGGCGCTGCCGTACTCGTCCGGCACCACCGGGTTGCCCAAGGGCGTCATGCTCACCCACCGCAGCCTCGTCACCAGCGTCGCCCAGCAG GTGGACGGTGAGAACCCGAATCTGCACTTCAGCTCGTCCGACGTGCTGCTGTGCGTGCTGCCGCTGTTCCACATCTACTCGCTCAACTCGGTGCTGCTCGCCGGTTTACGCGCCGGGTGCGCGATCGTGATCATGCGCAAGTTCGACCACGGCGCGCTGGTGGACCTGGTGCGCGCGCACGGCGTCACCGTGGCGCCATTCGTGCCGCCCATCGTGGTGGAGATCGCCAAGAGCGTGCGGGTGACCGCCGCTGACCTGGCGTCCATCCGGCTGGTCATGTCGGGGGCGGCGCCCATGGGCAAGGAGCTGCAGGACGCGTTCATGGCCAAGATCCCCAACGCTGTGCTCGGGCAG GGATATGGGATGACCGAGGCCGGCCCTGTGCTGGCGATGTGCCTGGCCTTCGCCAAGGAGCCGTTCGCGGTCAAGTCCGGTTCCTGCGGCACCGTCGTCAGGAACGCCGAGCTCAAGATCGTCGACCCCGACACCGGCGCCTCCCTCGGCCGCAACCTGCCGGGGGAGATCTGCATCCGCGGCAAGCAGATCATGAAAG GTTACCTAAATGATCCGGTGGCCACAAAGAACACCATTGACAAGGACGGTTGGCTGCATACTGGTGACATTGGTTATGTCGATGATGACGACGAGATCTTTATTGTCGACAGACTGAAGGAGATAATTAAATATAAGGGATTCCAAGTACCTCCGGCGGAACTTGAAGCCCTTCTCATTACACACCCTGAAATCAAGGATGCTGCTGTCGTATC GATGCAAGACGAACTTGCTGGTGAAGTTCCGGTTGCGTTTGTTGTGCGGACTGAGGGTTCAGAGATCAGCGAAAACGAGATCAAGCAGTTCGTTGCAAAAGAG GTTGTTTTCTACAAGAGGATCTGCAAAGTGTTCTTCGCGGATTCCATTCCAAAGAGTCCATCTGGCAAGATCCTCAGGAAGGACCTGAGAGCAAAGCTCGCCGCAGGCATTCCCAGCAGTAATACCACACAGTCCAAAAGCTAA
- the LOC127311751 gene encoding CASP-like protein 2C3, producing the protein MDAGRRKRASEVKAEGLMRGACAALAAAAALLVGLDTETETVLLIRKKATVRDVHALWVLAIAAGAAAGYHLLHLLRCLYVGHCSAADNRCRNSRALAWAWLLLDKGCAYLTFAVTVAAAQACMIALDGAHALQWNKVCNIFTRFCQQVAGSLVCGMLAAAGTTFLSGISARNLFRLYPSLSHSQRSSTK; encoded by the exons ATGGATGCGGGGAGGAGGAAGAGGGCGTCGGAGGTGAAGGCGGAGGGGCTGATGCGTGGCGCGTGcgcggcgctggcggcggcggcggcgctgctggTGGGGCTGGACACGGAGACGGAGACGGTGCTGCTCATCAGGAAGAAGGCCACCGTCAGGGACGTGCACGCGCTCTG GGTGCTGGCGATTGCGGCCGGCGCGGCGGCGGGGTACCACCTGCTGCACCTCCTCCGGTGCCTCTACGTCGGCCACTGCTCCGCCGCCGACAACCGCTGCCGGAACAGCAGGGCCTTGGCCTGGGCTTGGCTCCTCCTCGACAAG GGTTGCGCGTACCTGACAttcgcggtgacggtggcggcggcgcaggCGTGCATGATCGCGCTGGACGGCGCGCACGCGCTGCAGTGGAACAAGGTCTGCAACATCTTCACCCGCTTCTGCCAGCAGGTCGCCGGGAGCCTCGTCTGCGGCATgctcgccgccgccggcaccaccttcCTCTCCGGCATCTCCGCCCGCAACCTCTTCCGCCTCTACCCATCCCTCTCCCACTCGCAGCGCTCCTCCACGAAGTAG